The proteins below are encoded in one region of Maribacter aestuarii:
- the pheS gene encoding phenylalanine--tRNA ligase subunit alpha encodes MIDTIKKHISEIENFTANTQEAIESFRIKYLGKKGLLNDLFAEFKNVPNEQKKEYGQTINQLKKAATDKVNALKDALENTTEEQGVYGDLTRPSEPIELGARHPISIVKNQIIEIFSRIGFNVSEGPEIEDDWHNFSALNLPEYHPARDMQDTFFVQTNPDILLRTHTSSVQVRYMENNKPPIRTISPGRVYRNEAISARSHCFFHQVEGLYIDKDVSFADLKQTLQYFTTELFGKSKIRLRPSYFPFTEPSAEVDVYWGLETETDYRMTKGTGWLEIMGCGMVDPNVLTNCGIDSEEYSGFAFGMGIDRIALLLHQIPDIRLLSENDIRFLEQFKSAF; translated from the coding sequence ATGATTGATACCATTAAAAAACATATTTCGGAAATTGAGAATTTCACAGCAAATACTCAAGAGGCAATCGAGTCTTTCCGTATCAAATATTTGGGAAAAAAGGGGTTGTTGAACGACCTTTTTGCTGAATTCAAAAATGTTCCCAACGAACAAAAGAAAGAGTACGGTCAGACAATCAACCAACTAAAAAAAGCGGCTACCGACAAAGTTAATGCACTTAAGGACGCCTTGGAAAATACTACCGAGGAGCAAGGGGTCTATGGGGATTTGACAAGGCCGAGCGAACCTATTGAGCTAGGAGCACGTCACCCCATATCTATAGTAAAAAATCAAATTATAGAAATTTTCTCCAGAATTGGTTTCAATGTATCAGAAGGTCCCGAAATAGAAGATGACTGGCATAACTTTTCCGCGTTGAACCTCCCGGAATACCATCCGGCCAGGGATATGCAGGATACTTTTTTTGTCCAAACCAATCCAGATATACTCTTACGAACGCATACCTCATCGGTACAGGTTCGCTATATGGAAAATAACAAACCGCCTATTAGGACGATTTCCCCAGGTAGGGTTTACAGAAACGAAGCCATATCCGCTCGTTCCCATTGCTTTTTCCATCAGGTAGAAGGGTTGTATATAGATAAGGACGTTTCCTTCGCTGACTTGAAACAAACCCTGCAGTATTTTACCACCGAACTTTTTGGTAAGTCAAAAATCCGGTTAAGACCCTCTTATTTTCCCTTTACAGAGCCAAGTGCCGAGGTAGATGTATACTGGGGATTGGAAACGGAAACGGACTATCGTATGACCAAGGGTACAGGGTGGTTAGAAATTATGGGTTGTGGCATGGTGGATCCAAACGTACTTACAAATTGCGGTATAGACTCGGAAGAATATTCGGGATTTGCCTTTGGGATGGGAATTGACCGTATTGCCTTGCTACTACATCAAATCCCAGATATTCGCTTATTGAGCGAAAATGATATTCGTTTTTTGGAACAGTTTAAAAGTGCGTTCTAG
- a CDS encoding PAS domain-containing protein, translating to MKKKIFMEELKNYDDAVIKFNKTLKFNTLPLTSWDYYAQFFEKTCNTAEDLKSLGQLAENNAWDFDSLIFEEQLEAKKHVIVVTDANLNIVYATKNIWEMNRYHPKQIIGNKPKMFQGEKTCRNSLKIISNAVREKKPFETTVLNYRKDGSTYNCWIKGQPILNKSGEVINFIAFEREVA from the coding sequence TTGAAAAAGAAAATTTTTATGGAAGAGCTTAAAAATTATGATGATGCGGTTATTAAGTTTAATAAGACCTTAAAATTTAACACGCTACCTCTAACTTCTTGGGACTATTATGCCCAATTTTTTGAAAAGACCTGTAATACAGCTGAAGACCTGAAGTCTCTGGGACAATTGGCAGAGAACAATGCATGGGATTTTGACTCCTTAATTTTTGAGGAACAATTAGAAGCAAAAAAACATGTTATCGTGGTTACCGATGCTAATCTAAATATCGTCTACGCCACTAAAAATATATGGGAAATGAATAGATATCATCCCAAGCAAATAATCGGCAATAAGCCTAAAATGTTTCAAGGAGAAAAAACCTGCAGAAACTCATTGAAGATTATTTCAAACGCTGTACGTGAAAAGAAACCTTTTGAAACTACGGTTTTGAATTATAGGAAAGACGGTTCTACCTATAATTGTTGGATTAAGGGGCAGCCTATTTTAAATAAGTCCGGTGAAGTGATTAATTTTATCGCCTTTGAAAGGGAGGTCGCGTAG
- a CDS encoding SulP family inorganic anion transporter gives MLKGIFDFSNLKGDLTGGLVAGVVALPLALAFGVQSGLGAIAGLYGAIGVGIMAALFGGTLTQASGPTGPMTVVSAALVASAIEIAGSLESAMGIIILTFFLGGILQILFGLINIASYIKYFPYPVVSGFMSGVGLIIVILQLFPFAGLDSAKSTISVIQDLPRLFADFNWHALALGGLTVIIYYLFPKITKAVPSPLVALIVASLAAYFLKWDIPVIGEIPSGLPSLQLDGILSVDSSAYYLIAEYALVLAVLGSIDSLLTSVIADNMTKTKHNSNRELIGQGIGNALAAMFGGIPGAGATKGTVVNINSGGRTRLSGMFHGLFLLAVLLGLGSLAAHIPLAVLAGILIPIGFKIVDTKGLKHLTNVPRADAIVLVVVLLFTTFGSLIQAVGIGLILASLLFMKKASDIGEEGIQVGSLAGFDGEKPWKDEEDFFEKYKDKVIIKHLYGPLFFGFTSHFKDQLQEISSDIEALIIRFDQVPYIDQSGLYAMEDALLDLQNKKVTVLLTGLQTQPYDLMTSIDIIPDVIPEEHIFDDIEASFGWLRTQLRDVH, from the coding sequence ATGCTAAAAGGAATTTTCGATTTCAGTAATTTAAAAGGAGATTTAACTGGTGGGCTTGTTGCAGGTGTGGTAGCCCTTCCCTTGGCCCTTGCTTTTGGAGTGCAGTCGGGTCTTGGTGCAATTGCAGGACTTTATGGCGCAATAGGAGTGGGTATCATGGCAGCACTTTTTGGAGGCACTTTGACCCAGGCAAGCGGGCCAACTGGGCCAATGACCGTTGTTTCAGCGGCTTTGGTAGCTAGTGCAATTGAAATCGCAGGTAGTTTAGAAAGCGCTATGGGCATCATTATACTTACCTTTTTTCTTGGAGGTATTTTACAAATTTTATTTGGTCTAATTAATATTGCCAGTTACATCAAGTATTTTCCGTATCCGGTAGTTTCAGGTTTTATGAGCGGCGTCGGATTGATTATTGTAATTTTACAATTATTCCCTTTTGCAGGTCTCGATTCAGCGAAATCGACTATTTCAGTTATACAGGATTTACCTCGCTTGTTTGCAGACTTCAATTGGCACGCACTTGCATTAGGCGGACTTACGGTAATTATATATTATCTTTTCCCTAAAATCACCAAAGCTGTTCCAAGTCCGTTGGTGGCATTGATAGTGGCATCCTTAGCCGCGTATTTTCTTAAATGGGATATCCCTGTAATTGGTGAAATACCTTCTGGATTGCCTAGCCTTCAATTAGATGGCATTTTATCCGTTGATAGTTCTGCTTATTACTTAATTGCTGAATATGCCTTGGTATTGGCCGTTTTAGGATCAATAGATTCGTTATTGACCTCTGTAATTGCGGATAATATGACCAAGACTAAGCACAATAGTAATCGAGAACTGATTGGTCAAGGCATAGGTAATGCGTTAGCAGCTATGTTTGGAGGTATACCCGGTGCCGGAGCGACCAAGGGTACGGTAGTAAATATTAACTCAGGAGGAAGGACCCGTTTATCAGGTATGTTCCATGGACTGTTCCTTTTAGCCGTTCTTTTAGGACTTGGTTCGCTTGCCGCCCATATTCCACTAGCGGTTTTGGCTGGAATTCTTATACCCATAGGTTTTAAAATCGTGGATACTAAGGGTCTAAAGCATCTAACTAATGTGCCTCGTGCGGACGCAATAGTACTAGTTGTCGTATTACTTTTTACCACCTTTGGGAGTTTGATTCAAGCGGTAGGCATAGGTCTTATTTTAGCCTCCTTATTATTTATGAAAAAGGCTAGTGATATTGGGGAGGAAGGAATCCAAGTAGGTTCTTTAGCAGGTTTTGATGGTGAAAAACCTTGGAAGGACGAAGAGGACTTTTTTGAAAAATATAAAGATAAGGTCATCATTAAACATCTCTATGGCCCATTATTCTTTGGTTTTACTTCTCATTTCAAAGATCAACTACAGGAAATATCTTCGGATATAGAAGCGTTGATTATTCGTTTTGACCAAGTGCCCTATATTGATCAATCCGGACTGTATGCCATGGAAGATGCTCTTCTAGATCTTCAAAATAAAAAGGTTACCGTTTTATTAACAGGTCTACAAACCCAACCGTATGACTTGATGACTTCAATAGATATTATTCCCGATGTTATTCCAGAGGAACACATTTTTGATGATATCGAGGCTAGTTTTGGTTGGCTTCGAACTCAATTACGGGATGTTCATTAA
- a CDS encoding universal stress protein, giving the protein MKKYKLVVLSDMKGNLSAKLKGIANFSKMVGAHITVLHVIKPSDLVKKENQLSAMRTINDEYSRIDKIMRSIVKTISKEDNININYLLTLGNIKDEIESFIKREKPDIVVLGKKDGSPLTFLGDNITQFVLKRHDGAILIADDENLFEPNSNFSMGTLDDGGFNLNLEFTEDLIKHSQGPLKSFKIIKKSSNSNEKASSNLDSIEYVFERNDNTIEKLPGYLEKNNIGLLFVSRGPKGVKSRPNLISSDISGIINKLKFPVMISNNENTI; this is encoded by the coding sequence ATGAAAAAATATAAACTAGTTGTTCTTTCAGACATGAAAGGAAATTTAAGCGCTAAGCTGAAGGGTATCGCCAACTTTTCCAAAATGGTCGGTGCCCACATCACGGTCTTACACGTCATTAAGCCCTCGGATTTGGTCAAAAAAGAAAATCAATTGTCGGCCATGCGTACCATCAATGATGAGTATAGTCGCATCGACAAAATAATGAGGTCAATTGTTAAGACCATCTCAAAGGAGGACAATATTAATATTAATTATTTACTCACATTGGGTAATATTAAGGACGAGATCGAAAGTTTTATTAAAAGGGAAAAACCGGATATAGTAGTACTAGGGAAGAAAGACGGTAGCCCATTAACGTTTTTAGGGGATAATATCACCCAGTTTGTCCTCAAACGACATGACGGTGCCATTCTTATCGCAGATGATGAAAATCTATTCGAACCCAATTCAAATTTTTCTATGGGCACCTTGGATGATGGTGGATTCAATCTCAACCTAGAATTTACGGAGGACTTGATAAAGCATAGTCAAGGCCCGCTTAAATCATTTAAGATTATTAAAAAATCGTCTAATTCCAACGAAAAAGCTTCTTCTAATCTAGACAGTATTGAATATGTTTTTGAACGTAACGATAATACAATTGAAAAACTACCTGGCTATTTAGAAAAGAACAATATAGGCTTGCTTTTCGTAAGCAGAGGGCCTAAAGGTGTTAAATCGAGACCAAACTTGATATCATCGGATATTAGTGGTATTATTAATAAACTTAAATTCCCCGTAATGATATCCAATAATGAAAATACCATTTGA
- a CDS encoding SulP family inorganic anion transporter: protein MKKLFSNLRGDLFGGITAGIVALPLALAFGVSSGMGPSAGLYGAIFISFFAALFGGTNTQISGPTAPMTAVSMVVIAGIVAIHDGSLEKALPAILIVFLLAGLMQIGLGLMGIGRYIRYIPYPVVSGFMTAIGVIILVTQILPAIGYYPKEDMEFVNQYKPMAEEIILDNILKEEAGEGILVLENFEETIRRAQEITEEDMLKEAKTLAKTEASGVLGAIKILPRALRNINWLELVLALSTIIIIYGFKRITTAIPSALVALVVVSGVAYGFGLDYRPIEQIPSGFPLPNLGIFTEFKLSSVSPYVFTALTLALLGAIDSLLTSVVADNMTKTKHQPNKELVGQGIGNSIAAIFGGIPGAGATIRTVVNINAGGKTKLSGMVAGILLLIILLALGPVASQIPAAVLAGILVTVGIGVMDYKGLKAIPSLPKDLSIGPLKFSSEVVIMLVVLILSSVWNLVYAVGVGLIIASLMFMKKMGDLTAERSDVKPLEEEIGWADESDFPKNLKEEVFIKHLKGPLFFGSTNEFQQMADQIPRTASTVIIRMGRMQYMDQSGLYTLEDILIDLKKSGIDILFVEVLEQPRYMMERVDVIPDLIPEEHIFDNFDDCLAWVKQNVKDKYPVPV, encoded by the coding sequence ATGAAAAAGTTGTTTTCCAATCTTCGAGGAGATTTATTTGGTGGTATTACCGCTGGTATAGTAGCCTTGCCTTTGGCACTCGCTTTTGGAGTAAGTTCAGGTATGGGGCCAAGTGCAGGTCTTTACGGTGCCATTTTTATCAGTTTTTTTGCCGCACTTTTTGGAGGTACGAATACCCAAATTTCTGGACCCACTGCTCCCATGACGGCGGTAAGTATGGTTGTTATTGCTGGTATTGTGGCAATACATGACGGAAGCCTGGAAAAGGCATTGCCGGCCATTCTTATAGTATTTCTCTTAGCTGGCCTTATGCAAATTGGTTTGGGCCTGATGGGGATAGGTAGATACATCCGCTACATCCCATACCCGGTGGTATCCGGATTCATGACGGCTATAGGAGTCATTATACTTGTTACTCAAATATTACCAGCTATAGGTTATTATCCAAAAGAAGATATGGAGTTTGTAAATCAGTACAAACCTATGGCGGAGGAAATAATTCTCGATAATATTCTTAAGGAAGAGGCCGGTGAGGGAATTCTGGTTTTAGAGAATTTTGAAGAGACCATTAGGCGTGCACAGGAAATAACAGAGGAGGACATGCTCAAAGAAGCTAAAACCCTAGCAAAGACAGAAGCTTCCGGGGTTTTAGGAGCGATCAAAATTTTACCAAGGGCATTGAGGAATATAAACTGGCTCGAGCTTGTCCTAGCACTTTCTACCATTATTATTATCTACGGTTTTAAACGAATAACTACCGCCATTCCAAGCGCACTTGTAGCTCTTGTGGTGGTTTCTGGAGTGGCTTATGGTTTTGGGTTGGACTATCGTCCTATCGAACAAATTCCCAGCGGTTTTCCGCTTCCCAATCTTGGTATTTTTACAGAATTTAAACTAAGTTCGGTTAGCCCCTATGTGTTTACCGCTTTGACACTTGCGCTATTGGGCGCCATTGATTCTTTATTGACATCTGTAGTGGCGGATAACATGACGAAGACCAAGCACCAACCTAACAAAGAGCTTGTAGGTCAAGGTATTGGTAACAGTATTGCTGCAATTTTTGGAGGAATTCCAGGGGCGGGAGCCACAATACGCACCGTTGTAAACATAAATGCCGGTGGAAAAACGAAACTCTCCGGTATGGTCGCCGGTATATTGCTGTTGATTATCCTATTAGCCTTAGGTCCCGTAGCCTCACAAATTCCGGCAGCGGTACTTGCGGGCATTCTTGTGACCGTAGGTATAGGGGTAATGGATTACAAGGGCTTAAAAGCGATTCCCAGCCTACCTAAAGATTTGAGTATAGGGCCTTTAAAATTTAGCTCGGAGGTAGTCATTATGCTGGTAGTTCTTATATTATCCTCTGTTTGGAACTTGGTTTATGCCGTAGGAGTAGGCTTGATCATCGCTTCATTAATGTTCATGAAGAAAATGGGAGATCTAACTGCGGAACGATCTGATGTAAAACCTTTGGAAGAAGAAATTGGCTGGGCAGATGAGTCCGACTTTCCTAAAAACCTTAAAGAGGAGGTATTTATAAAACATCTAAAAGGGCCATTATTTTTTGGCTCCACCAATGAGTTCCAACAGATGGCCGATCAGATTCCAAGGACCGCTTCAACGGTTATCATACGAATGGGGCGTATGCAATACATGGATCAGTCCGGCCTTTATACGCTTGAGGATATCCTCATAGATTTAAAAAAATCGGGTATCGATATACTCTTTGTTGAAGTGCTGGAACAACCTAGATATATGATGGAACGTGTGGATGTGATTCCCGATTTAATTCCTGAGGAGCATATTTTTGATAATTTTGATGATTGCTTGGCCTGGGTAAAGCAAAACGTGAAGGACAAATATCCCGTTCCAGTTTAA
- a CDS encoding CYTH domain-containing protein has translation MIEIERKFLVNSNSFKSSATTNTKIVQGFLNTHPERTVRVRTKANTGFITVKGKSNRSGTTRFEWEKEIALQEAEALLQLCEESILEKMRYEVPFGEHIFEVDEFLGQNYGLVIAEIELGSEEENFDKPMWLGKEVTGEIKYYNSQLVKNPFKSWNK, from the coding sequence ATGATAGAAATAGAACGCAAATTTCTGGTAAATTCAAATAGTTTTAAATCTAGCGCAACTACAAACACTAAAATTGTACAAGGATTTCTAAACACACATCCAGAACGTACCGTACGAGTTAGAACTAAGGCCAATACGGGTTTTATAACTGTAAAAGGTAAGTCTAACAGGTCAGGGACGACACGTTTTGAATGGGAAAAGGAAATAGCGCTCCAGGAAGCTGAAGCCTTGTTACAACTTTGCGAAGAAAGTATTTTAGAGAAAATGAGATATGAAGTTCCATTTGGAGAACACATCTTTGAAGTTGATGAATTCCTAGGTCAAAATTACGGTCTTGTAATTGCGGAAATTGAGTTAGGTTCGGAAGAGGAGAATTTTGACAAGCCCATGTGGCTGGGGAAAGAAGTTACTGGAGAAATCAAGTACTATAATTCACAATTGGTTAAAAACCCATTTAAAAGCTGGAATAAATGA
- a CDS encoding YciI family protein translates to MKNVILLLFMAFMVSCGNQEQSEPAEIVIKQEQQESKASVKERLTKEGFQIFDYVDEKTKDTVLMQQYFIAFLKSGPNRSQAKEEADSLQALHLAHLGKMYELGYADISGPFGDDGVIRGITIYNTPTLEMADSLANSDPMVKSGRLIIEVHPWWAAKGFPLR, encoded by the coding sequence ATGAAAAATGTGATTTTACTTTTGTTCATGGCTTTCATGGTTTCTTGCGGAAACCAAGAGCAAAGTGAACCAGCCGAAATAGTGATTAAGCAAGAACAGCAAGAATCCAAGGCTTCGGTTAAGGAGCGACTTACGAAAGAAGGCTTTCAGATTTTTGATTACGTTGACGAAAAGACCAAGGATACCGTTTTGATGCAGCAATATTTCATTGCTTTTTTAAAAAGTGGCCCGAACAGATCACAAGCGAAGGAAGAGGCAGATAGTCTGCAAGCATTGCATTTAGCTCATTTGGGCAAAATGTACGAATTGGGATATGCCGATATTTCTGGACCTTTTGGGGATGATGGCGTTATTAGGGGCATTACAATTTACAATACGCCAACACTGGAAATGGCGGATAGTCTGGCAAATTCCGACCCGATGGTCAAGTCAGGCAGGCTTATTATAGAAGTACACCCTTGGTGGGCAGCAAAAGGATTCCCGCTTAGGTAG
- a CDS encoding carbonic anhydrase family protein, translated as MKAQTKETQAAISPDQAIQLLKEGNARFVANKKANRDLLGQVKETASGQYPFATILSCIDSRVSAELIFDQGVGDIFSARVAGNIVNEDLLGSVEFACKLAGTKVFVVLGHTACGAVKGACDDAKMGNLTILLHKIKPAVRAVKEPSDSNLRNSKNIDFVNDVVTKNVELTIEDTRSLSPVLKEMEDNGEIKIIGAIYDISNGKVTFLD; from the coding sequence ATGAAAGCACAAACAAAAGAGACGCAAGCGGCCATATCTCCTGATCAAGCGATACAATTATTAAAAGAAGGAAACGCGCGTTTTGTCGCGAATAAGAAAGCCAATAGGGACTTGTTAGGCCAAGTAAAGGAGACGGCTTCCGGGCAATATCCGTTTGCGACTATATTGAGTTGTATAGATTCCAGAGTTTCGGCAGAGCTTATTTTTGATCAGGGAGTAGGAGATATTTTTAGCGCAAGGGTTGCAGGAAATATAGTAAACGAAGACCTTTTGGGTAGTGTAGAGTTTGCCTGTAAATTGGCTGGGACAAAAGTTTTTGTGGTTTTAGGCCATACCGCATGCGGTGCGGTAAAAGGTGCATGCGACGATGCTAAAATGGGCAATCTCACCATTTTATTACATAAGATAAAGCCGGCCGTAAGAGCTGTTAAAGAACCTTCAGATAGTAATTTGCGAAACTCTAAAAATATTGACTTTGTAAACGACGTGGTTACGAAGAACGTAGAGCTTACTATTGAGGATACAAGAAGCCTTAGTCCTGTTTTAAAAGAAATGGAAGATAACGGAGAGATCAAAATTATTGGTGCAATATACGATATCAGTAACGGAAAAGTCACATTCTTGGATTGA
- the pyk gene encoding pyruvate kinase produces the protein MPAKKKTKVVATLGPATSKKDVLRRMILAGVDVFRINFSHADYKDVSERVKMIRELNEELQINTSILADLQGPKLRVGVMAGEVVVSPGDEITFVTGKPFEGTAERVYMNYKEFPRDVKAGERILLDDGKLMFEVMNTNSKDEVRAKVIQGGPLKSKKGVNLPNTNISLPALTAKDVKDAEFAISLEVDWIALSFVRFSQDLIDLQDIIKKHSEHKIPIIAKIEKPEAVENIDKIVAYCDGLMVARGDLGVEVPAQEVPLIQKQLVLRAKKARIPVIIATQMMETMITSLTPTRAEVNDVANSVMDGADAVMLSGETSVGNYPVQVIEKMASILQSVESSDLIRVPHDPPHVRTKRYITKSICFHAATMANEIKAKAISTLTNSGYTAFQISAWRPSAHILVFTSNKRILTQLNLLWGVKAFYYDKFVSTDETIEDVNSIACKKGFLEVGDMLISLAAMPIKEKGMVNTLRVTEIESCNF, from the coding sequence ATGCCAGCTAAAAAGAAGACTAAAGTAGTAGCAACCCTTGGGCCCGCTACAAGTAAAAAAGATGTTCTGCGGAGAATGATTTTGGCCGGAGTGGATGTCTTTAGAATTAATTTTTCCCATGCTGATTATAAGGATGTTTCGGAACGAGTAAAAATGATTAGGGAACTGAATGAGGAGTTACAAATTAATACCTCAATCCTAGCCGATTTACAGGGCCCAAAGCTTAGGGTAGGAGTGATGGCCGGTGAAGTTGTAGTAAGTCCCGGTGACGAGATTACTTTTGTTACGGGCAAACCATTTGAAGGGACCGCAGAACGCGTTTACATGAATTACAAGGAGTTCCCAAGGGATGTTAAAGCAGGAGAACGCATACTTCTGGATGATGGTAAATTAATGTTCGAAGTAATGAACACAAATAGTAAGGACGAGGTTCGTGCAAAAGTGATTCAAGGTGGTCCCTTAAAATCAAAAAAAGGCGTAAACTTACCAAACACCAACATTTCTTTGCCTGCGCTTACAGCAAAAGATGTAAAGGATGCTGAGTTTGCCATTTCTCTAGAGGTGGACTGGATTGCTTTATCGTTTGTTAGATTTAGCCAAGATTTGATAGATCTTCAGGATATCATCAAAAAACATTCGGAACACAAGATTCCTATAATTGCAAAGATTGAAAAACCGGAAGCAGTTGAAAATATTGATAAGATAGTTGCCTATTGTGACGGTTTAATGGTGGCCAGGGGTGATTTAGGCGTGGAAGTGCCTGCCCAAGAAGTTCCCTTAATTCAGAAACAACTTGTACTACGAGCAAAAAAGGCACGTATTCCGGTAATTATCGCAACCCAGATGATGGAAACCATGATTACTAGCCTTACCCCAACACGTGCAGAGGTAAATGATGTTGCCAATTCTGTTATGGACGGGGCAGATGCCGTAATGCTTTCTGGTGAAACCTCCGTGGGAAACTATCCTGTACAAGTAATCGAAAAAATGGCCAGTATTCTGCAAAGCGTGGAAAGCTCGGATTTAATAAGGGTTCCTCATGATCCGCCTCACGTTAGAACAAAAAGATATATTACAAAATCCATTTGTTTTCATGCCGCCACTATGGCCAATGAAATTAAAGCCAAGGCTATTTCTACCCTTACGAATAGCGGGTATACCGCCTTTCAAATCTCGGCTTGGAGACCAAGTGCGCATATACTCGTATTTACTTCCAATAAAAGAATATTAACACAACTTAACCTGTTATGGGGTGTAAAGGCTTTTTATTATGACAAATTTGTTTCTACCGATGAGACCATAGAGGATGTAAATTCCATTGCCTGTAAAAAAGGGTTTTTAGAGGTAGGGGATATGCTCATTAGCCTAGCGGCTATGCCTATTAAAGAAAAGGGTATGGTGAACACACTACGTGTTACGGAAATTGAGAGTTGTAATTTTTAA